In the genome of Lathyrus oleraceus cultivar Zhongwan6 chromosome 4, CAAS_Psat_ZW6_1.0, whole genome shotgun sequence, the window AGATAATGACGAATTGAATTTGAGGATAAAGTCTCTTCAATACGGAGAGAATGATACATCAAGACTAAGGATTCAAGAGCTAGGAGTGTAATACTCATTAACTAGAGGAAAAAACAAAAAGCTAAAGTCATAATTGAAGTAACAAGTTCTAAACTTTTTGGCTTTAAGTCACATGACAAGATTGTTCCATATTATTATTATCTATTGGTCATAGAATTAGTTTAAGACTAACTTTTATTTTTGGGATGTAATAATCATACTTTGGATTATAAATTAGGTTTGGTTTGTGTGTGCGCCTAAACACTTATCTCATGTAATATGTCTTTAGTTGCGTGCATTTTAGGCACCATGTATTTTTTTATCTTAGACTATATATGATTTTTATTAATATGACATTTGGGAACtttgaaagaagaaaaaaagaCATTTTGTGTGAGTTTAGATAAATGCTTTATATGATTATTCTTTGAACTACACTTGAATCTAATCAATTGTCTCTTACTTTTATGGTGATTCTACATTGATCTTTTCATTTATTTATGGAGTGTGGTGATTTCTTTTGTTTCTTTCCTACTTCATATTTTCTTGTTTGTATTTCTTATTTACTTTGTTGAGATCATATCACTTAGTTAGATCTTCAAATCTTATGGAAGCACTTAAATTCATATCAACTTGGATGCGCTCTCTTGTCTAAGATTTATTTTATAGAGGGTCATTTTTTATTGGTTCAATTATAGAACTCATTATGAGTTTGACATTATCTTTTTGCTTGGTATCTGGTGGTCTTGGTTGTGGCGAAACAACGTGATTTTCGGAGATAAAATATTGTTTAATGGTCTTGATTGTGGTGAAATAACGTGATTTTCGAAGATAAAAAATGGTTTATTTTTGAGGTTGTGCTTAAAGTTAGATTGTCTAAAGATGACTTACCCACTATATATCAATCAGAAGAGGCAGACTAATTATTCTTATTTTGACCCATTGAATTCCTCTTCTTGGTTGATCCATTAAAGTTAATATTTATGGCAATTGTCTTTCTAATTCCTCGATTATTGATTCTAGAGGTTTGCTTAGAGGATTTTCAAGAGCATCCCTTGAATATTACTTTTGAGATAGGTCATTTGATCGTGATTTGTGAAGTCAAACCATCCTAAATAAAGTCAGTCACATGTTTCAGTTTTATGCAGGCGCGCTCTTCCAGATTGATGACTTGTTGGACCAAGTTCGATTGCTCTCTCTTTCTCATGTATGCATTGCTTTTTTTTTTTCTAAGAAGGACTCTCATACTGGTGTTAATTTGTGTCGATGGTGTTCTCGTATCTCCGAGCTAGGATCTCTAATTCTCTTGAACTCTTTAGGAACTCGTACTTTAATTTTCTTTTTGTTGTGTTTCTTTCTCTTGTTTTGACCTCCGAGCTAGGATCTCTAATTCTCTTGAACTCTTTAGGAGCTCATACTTTAATTTTCTTTTTATTGTGTTTCTTTCTCTTGTTTTGACAAGTTCCCGCTTTgtatttattaaaaaaaaagttGATTATCAATAATTTTAATCTTAGTCTCCGTTTCATATTTTATTCTTATAACTTCATAGTAAAACTCATAATTTTAATTTCTCTATAATTTCCACAATTTCGTATATCCTCATTGTTCTTATAGATCAACATTCGACATTTTCTTTAACATCATAATTCTATTAAAAATTGGTAAGTCATACAATGCATCTATCTCCAAGACTCTTACATCCATAACCAATAATCTACGTTGGATAATCAAAGTCTCCAAAAATAACTTTACGGTCCAATAGATATAATTTTCCGGTCCAATCAAATCTTTCAATCTAATTTTCTAGTAAGAAAGAAATCTATCTAAAAACAAAAACAAGTATATGATGGATTTCCCTCCGTGCTTACTTCCCTAAAACCACCCCCCTTTATCCACTCCCTCAAAACCTCTCAATATACTCCCTACATGCACATTTAGATTCCTTCTAAAAAAAATATTCTCCTTGAAATATGTCATGCACATTTAGATTCCTTCTCCTTGAAATAATGTCATAAAATCTTCTAACTCTTCCAAAACCTTTTTACATCCACACTATCATTCTTCGACTCTTCGTCTATAATAATTCTAACCTCATTTCTCTATCTAACCTTACCTGCGTACCAAAGCTAGGTTCATAAAACTAATTATCCTCCTAACATGAACATGGACAATATGTTATGATAAAGAATTAAAGAAAAACAAGTACGTAAAAAAACTTTTCAAAGACCGAGAGCAAAAAGGTTGCTATATTTCAAGAGACCAAAAATATATTTCAAAATTTATTATATATAAAGATAAAGGTCCACTACATGACATTTAAAATTGAAACCAAAATGATATACTGGGCGAGAGCTAGAATAGATACGCCTATAATTAACAacattttattgattgaaatTAACTGCAAAAGGCAATTTAAGATGTTCATTGAAAAATACTACTGACAGAACTATCATCATGAATTCTCCAAATAGTTTCACCCAACAGGTTTGCTACGGTAAGAATAGTTAACTGAGGGAAATAGTTCTGCTCTGAAACTGGAATGGTGTTGGTAATTATCACCTCTTGAAATAAGCCACTGGATAGCCTCTCAATTGCAGGAGGGCTGCAAATATAACAACAAACATAATAAGACTTCAGTTTCATACATAATGAAAAACATAAGTTCCTAGATACATATATTAATGAGCGCAATGCCAACAATGAACATAAGAATCCTCGATTTTGGAATAATGTTTGACAACTTGAGCAATATATAAGCTAATGGAAATTGAAGAGCATGGTATAAAACAAGTATAACATGCTTCACCCACTTTACTAGGGGATTAAAATAACAAATAACTAAAAATAAATTTGTGTCGAAGAACTAATAGCAATACCTGAAAACTCCGTGAGTGCAACAAGCATAAACTTCCCTAGCTCCCTCTTCATGTAATAGTGCTGCACCCTTGGCAATGGTTCCTGAGATCCAAAGTAACAAATATCAGTCAATAAAAGGATAAACAGTATATACAAACATCATATCTATCATGCTTTCCTACACAAGAATCAAGAAACACCAAAAACTTTGTTAGGGAAATGAAAACTTAACCTGTTAAGTAGCAGCCAACATGCAAATGCAATGGATAGAATCATAAAATGATTGTAAATCTCAATTACTGTCTTAAAATAGTTTTTAACTATTAATTAAAGGTAAAAGGAAAGCATGCTAATGGAATGAAAATGAGTGGAAAATGAAACAATTGTTTAGTTGTTTGATATATTTTTACATAAACCAACATTAAAATGTATCAGGACATAAATATCCCAACATTTGGATGGAATATTATATATTTTTACATAAAACAAGCAACCGTgtgtaaaataaaacaaagccatataaaaatgaaatggaatgatTAGGGTGGTAAAGGGAGCATTCCCGCCCCCACCAAAAAAAAGGGCAGGGCGGGCAAAGTAGAGAGGGTGTGAGACAGAAAACTTGGCTCGACCCAGCAAAAAGGGCAGGGCGGACCAGCAGGCTCTGTCACTCCTAAAGCCTAAAAAGTGACAAAAAAGTCATATCCACACCGTTTAAGCCCGCATTCGCCAAAAACGGGACAGGTGGGCAAAGTAGAGGGTTGGGCCGTAATGATAATGGCACACTAGGGGATAATGATAAAGCAAAATAATTGGAAAAAACAACAAAAGGCTTGATGCAAACAACAGTGAGCACCATTTTGTCATTTCATGAATTGCATGTCTGTTTTTTACTTCCTTCTTAGTTTTGAATCTTTTGATGGAATAGATTTTGGACATGGGGTCCCACAGAAATCAAGCCTTCTTTCATCGCGGACAAAAACATCCAAAGGGTGGAATCCCGTTTTCCCATAAACATTATTTCCTTTGTTCTTTCCATCCACTCACTTTCATTGAAACCAAACAATGTGTAAAGTTAGATTAAGCGATTTTCTGTAAGAATAAATGATTTCTTAAATCCTGATGCAAATACGTTAAAAAATAAAGAACACCAATATAATGCTACAGTAACTTAAGGGATCTGTTAAATAAAAGTTCATGAAAAAAAAAAGATATTTGGTATATAACAACAATCCAAAGAATTGTCCTGTCACGGAAAATGCTAAACAAAATACATATGAAGAGAATTACAGAGACTTCGTAGGCATGTGTGTTGAGAAAAAAGGGCCAGGATGTACATAAATAACGCTTTAATCAGATACGGAAATATAAATATTTGTTTTCTTAGTTAGACTTCTAATGTTAAATTGTGCATTAGTGAAAGCGTACCAGCAGTGTCAATCATATCATCCACCATTACAGCAACTTTTCCTTTTACATCACCAATCAGATTCATCACCTGCGAGAGAATCGTAAGACAAATAAATAAACTCAATGATACACATAGTTATTGTGATCCCTCTAGAATACTGTAACTTCTGTAAGACAAATTAAACCCCTGAGGAATCAAAACACTGTAAACAAAAATGTAACTTATTGTGATCAATCGCTCTAGAGCTTGAATCCTCATAACCTTGTCAAAATCAAAGAAACGGGACAACAGTGCGAAAGTGCCTTGTATGAGGACCACAACATTCATAACTGATTCCAATATAATAATTATAACAACCTAGAAGAACAATAAATGGTATGCAAACCAAACAAAGCTAGAAATATTAGAGACGTCATTGTAAATTGCATAATAGCATAGTCGTAAAACTACCCCATCTATGCCCCTTGTGTAACACCGATCATACATCCTACATACAACCCTCGATTGTGCTAAGCTGATAATACAGTAAGGAAGCAACTTTCTTATGACCTTCTATATTTTGCAGGTAAAATGTAACACTGTACACACCATATGAGTATTACCAATAGCCACAACTGTCAGTTAAGTCAAGCGTAGCGAAGTGTATACCAGCGAAGGAAAACTTATTTATTTAGTGATTGATAATTAACACCAATAAAAATCAACTAACCGATGTTTGAAAAGTACAATTGCTTTTATAAACGGCAATTCCAAAAGATATATGACAAATAATAATTCATAGATTTTGTTGCAGTTATTACCTCAGCTACATTGTGTCCGTGGCGCCTTTTGTCTACAATAGCCAAAGGTGCATCAGATAACTTCTTAGCAAAAGCACGTGCTCTTGCAACACCACCAACATCAGGGGAAACAACCACCAAGTCATTCGAACTTATTGTCTTACTAGCAAGATAATCAAGGATCACAGGCTAATGGACACAACATATACAACAGCATCAGAAAACACATTAAATAAACAAACTACAACAAATTCATAGCTAATAAATTACCTGACAATGCACATGATCCACTGGAATATCAAAGTAACCCATGGACTGCCCAGAATGAAGATCACAAGCAAGAACACGATCCGCCCCAGCTTTGGTAATAAGATTCGCAACAAGTTTAGCTGCAATTGATTCACGCCCTTGAGTCTgttaaagaaaacaaaaaaaaactctATATAAATCCCTCAGAAAACCAACAAAATTACAGAtttcttgtatatatatatacTTGCCTTTCTATCAGCTCTAGCATATCCAAAATATGGAATGACAGCAGTGATGTTTTTGGCGGAAGCTCTTCGACATGCATCGATCATTATCTGAAGCTCCATGAAATTCTCATTTGCAGGAGGGCATGTTGGTTGAATAAGGTATACATTGCAACCTCTAACACTCTCTTGTAACTGGACATAGATTTCACCATCTGCAAATCGCTTTATCGAAACTTTTCCAAGCTCCAAACCCATATACCGAGCAATTTCCTAGTTGAAGCAACATAATAATTTCATAAAAAAATGAACTAAActaaatatttaaaaatgaaagTAAAGAAAAAATAAATGGAAGTAGTACCTGAGAGAGTGCAGGATTAGCGGTACCGGAGAACAATTTCAACTTGCTACCGTTTCTACTAACGGTGTTCTCAGTTTTTGCAGATTCCATGAACTTGGGTAGAACGGGAACAATCGGTTTCCCGTTAAGCAAATTCGAAGCTTCAGACATATCACATTTCTAGCAGgaacaaaataataaaaaaaggCATAAAGTgtaaatataataataaaaaaataatataacaagacaaaaagaaagagagagaaaaagaaaaatggAACAGTACCACGCTATTGTACGCGACGGTTCGAGTGCGGGGAAGGTCAAGAAAACCTAATGTTCGAACGGTGGAGGCATGAGAGGCGCCGGTGAAGAGAGAGGAGGAGGAAGAAGTGAAAGGCATGGTTGATGACGACGTGTGTTGAACTTGAAAAAGTGATGAAGCCATGTGTTCAGGAACAACACGTGTCACGGTTAGGGTTTGTGTTCTCTGCAACAGAGAGAGAGGGAAGTTTGAAGCAGAACAGAGCGATTCTGGAGCTCTGTTGTTGTTTGTGGCGGGTCTGTGGGGTTTTACGCGAGAGTGAGGATTCGGTTTTTAATGTGTTGGGGTCTATGTACGCCGTCGTATTAATGTAGGGGCTGtagattttatttaatttttaacTTGACCCGTCatttaatataaattaattaatttgtAATGTTTTCAACATAATTTTAAAAGGGAATAATTACGGTCGATGTGGAAAATAATTTATACGGTTGATTAATCACTatcatccgtttgtattattttatagatttttaaacTGTTGATTAAACACAATCACCcatttgtattattttataggtttttaaaataacagtcaaacttattttaatatctAACGTCTAAGATTAACGGACGGTATAAAATCTCTGTACActctcagtgtatttcaattaaattcattttaaaattaaatttttatgtGACATGATATAGAGATTAATTGTTAAGCGTTGTCGGTGTAAAAAGATTTACATTGTCAGTGTCAATGCATCACAATCATCCATTCATATTACTTTTTaagtgattaaaataaaaattaaacattttaaataaatcaatggTTCTGATTAACTGACAAAAAAAAATCACTGTCAatgtatatcaattaaattatAAGATATATATCATTGTTTAGTTAATTGTAtaaaattatttaatattattaatatgtattcttttttccttttttatttaaaatatatgatttaaaataattttaaaataagttatttaataaaaaaataataattcGTATTTTAAAAAAATACGTATATGAGTGTATGTGATATGATAAGCGCaatataaatttattttataacATCAATATCTATTTTTTTTTACATTAATTTACACTTTATATCATAGAATATTTTCCTTTTGCTTAATTTTTCTTATACATAAAATCATTTGTATAATAATAAAATCAATTTTAAGTCAAAACTAAAATACCAGAAAAGCAATTTGCTAGAGAAGTTAAGTTAGAGAGAAAGGGGAGGAACTTCTCTTTTTGGTAATGAAACATTTATAACATACATTTAATTTAATTTACACTTTCTTCATAAAAACGTGATGAAATTTGTATTTGTATAAAGCGTGCTATTTTTGGTTAGACAAAATTTTAATCACTTCTAgaatttattttgaaaaaaaaagaagCATGTTCTTTGTTTTGAGGATAAGTCCCACCTATATCATTTTCCCAAAATGAATATATACGGATTCATCCACCGAATACTACTAGTTTGAATTTTGATATTCTCTTgccttttttctttttggttTTGACATTTTCAATTTTATACTAGGAAGAAATTATATACGTACACTCACCTATAGTTATGTTTAAAAGTTctcaataaaataaaatatcaataATGTATATAATAATTTTGGATTTATATTTTAAAGtgagattatatatatatatatatatatatatatatatatatatatatatatatatatatatatatatatatatatatatatatatatatatatatatatatatataaaagaatGTTAATTttatgtgaaaaatgagaatAGATCTAAATCATTAGATTTAAAAGAAATGtggaaaaagaagagagaattttgatattcaaaaatataatattttagtttaagtcatttattttaataatagagGAGAGAGAAAATTGATTGAGAATAAAAATAACACATAATCTCACTCATTTATTTTAAATCCAATGGTTCAAATTTATTTTCATATAAAATTATCATTCACATAGTATATGTTATAAATATATTCTCCGTTGGGATTTAGCTTCACCTTGTATAtccacttcacatcgattgccttcttaTCTTGAGaaaattcgacaagtgaccaagtgttgttgacttcaATGGACTTCTGTTCCTCATTCATCGCTTTCATACACGTCGAATCCTTCAATGCCTCAGttgcattgacaggttcgacataTGCATATAAAGTATAGTGTATCAGTTCACCTTCATCATTGACTACATTATCGGATGTAATCACACATTCATACAGCCTTACATGCACGTGTCTTATTCTTTGAGGTTTGTTTTTGCTTGcttgacctctgacttctttTTGTCAAACTTCTCTTTCAACTTGACTTGTTGGTTATTCTTATAAGATTCTCACAAGATCTTTCTTTACATTTTCAATCAAATCAgattccttaagctcatctataATCATGTCCCTACTTATCACCACTTGCTTGTTCAatgggtcgaacaacttgtatccatcagtcgaatgatatcctattagaATCATTTGACTCAACttatcatcaagttttcttctcaactgatcagGCACATATTTATGTGTTATATATCCAAATACTTTCATATGACTTAAGTTAGGCTTtacaccagaccaacattcttctggcgtgattccttctagctttTTCATCGGACATCTATTCAAAATGTATGTTGCAGTTGACACAGTTTGTCCCCATAATTCTCTGAGTAAttgcttgcctttcaacatactttTCACCATATTCACGATGGTTATATTATTCCTTTCAACAAATTTATTTGGTTGTGGAGTGTAGGTAGACACCACCTCACgcacaatcccttctttctcacataatatgtcaaagtctttcgacacatattctccaccaccatcagttcttagaatcttgagctttcgaccaCTTTGTCCTTCGgccatagatttaaacttggcaaataccccaatcacttcacttttcttcttgatctgGTAAGTCCATAATTTTCGACTAAAATCATTTATGAATGTGACAAATTATATGTTACCTCCAAACGAATCCACCTGGATATGATCACATACACCATAgtatatgatttcaagaattgCCTCCGACTTGCGTCATGCATCCTTgttgaagttgttcttgtgttgcttttcttgcacacactcctcacacacttcatttggaatgtcaatttctggtaatcctgaaaaCATATTTCTTATTTTCAGATCTCTGATGCATTTGAAGTTGAGATGGCCAAGTGTATAGTGCCATATTTGTTCATCCATGCTAGTTACAGTTGCAAGGAACTTGTGCtctgttgaaaagtatatcttcgacaaatattttttatatcgtatccacagagattggttgttattaccgccgttctataatccaagTTGTTAtaagtttgaaaagtaacaaagttgttttgtttgaaaaattatcttgtgagtaaatgtcactaaaaacagtaaaatggttttaataaaatgtaaaaacttggcaagattggagttcactattctaaatgcttatgattccttatgataactatatagatttaagattattgatgatgttcaagtatcctctcaaagtcatttatgtctaaatgatattgtgataatcactatattgatccttagacgatctctccacctaactatcaatatagcaatctttaatgtttaataccaaagaagagtaatgaataaacctatctctacaacttattcaccacttgaaaatctgttttatgtcaagactcaaataatctctttcaacaactactcaaatctggttttcaacttagggcaaaaacagtattcaatacatcaa includes:
- the LOC127074295 gene encoding ribose-phosphate pyrophosphokinase 1, yielding MASSLFQVQHTSSSTMPFTSSSSSLFTGASHASTVRTLGFLDLPRTRTVAYNSVKCDMSEASNLLNGKPIVPVLPKFMESAKTENTVSRNGSKLKLFSGTANPALSQEIARYMGLELGKVSIKRFADGEIYVQLQESVRGCNVYLIQPTCPPANENFMELQIMIDACRRASAKNITAVIPYFGYARADRKTQGRESIAAKLVANLITKAGADRVLACDLHSGQSMGYFDIPVDHVHCQPVILDYLASKTISSNDLVVVSPDVGGVARARAFAKKLSDAPLAIVDKRRHGHNVAEVMNLIGDVKGKVAVMVDDMIDTAGTIAKGAALLHEEGAREVYACCTHGVFSPPAIERLSSGLFQEVIITNTIPVSEQNYFPQLTILTVANLLGETIWRIHDDSSVSSIFQ